A genomic region of Colletotrichum destructivum chromosome 1, complete sequence contains the following coding sequences:
- a CDS encoding Putative Tim10-like domain superfamily protein: MDTSRSALENSDLDKLNDKDKLELRQFLANEQQRSQIQSQTHALTEICWKKCVTGSIRNSKLDKGEEGCLANCVDRFLDVNFLTMKHLNNMRSG; encoded by the exons ATGGACACCTCGAGATCAGCCCTTGAAAACTCGGACCTTGACAAGCTCAacgacaaggacaagctcgAGCTCCGCCAAttcctcgccaacgagcAGCAGAGATCCCAGATCCAATCAC AAACCCATGCGCTCACTGAAATCTGCTGGAAGAAGTGCGTCACTGGCTCGATCCGCAACTCCAAATTGGATAAGGGCGAAGAGGGATGTCTGGCCAACTGTGTCGACAGAttcctcgacgtcaactTTTTGACGATGAAGCACCTCAACAACATGCGCTCTGGTTAA